DNA sequence from the Hypnocyclicus thermotrophus genome:
TGAACCATTTACGCTTGTACCACCAATTTCAAATAATTTAGAATTATCCCATCCATCTCCACCTAAAAATACAGCTTTAATTCCTAAATCTCTAGCTTGTTTTACTATCAATGCAACTTCATTATAATATCCAGGTAAAAATATAACATCTGTATCCATATTTTTAATTTTAGTTAATTGTGAACTAAAATCTATATCCCCAGTAACATAATTGATTACATCTACTACTTTCCCACCGTTTTCATTAAAAGTTTTTTCAAATTCAAGAGCTAAACCTTCACTATAATCATCAGCTGCATTTTTCATTATAATAGATTTTTTTGCTTTTAGGTTATCATAAGCAAAATTAGCCATAACTTCACCTTGGAAAGGGTCTATAAAACAAGTTCTGGAAATATAATCTCCAAACGTAGTAACTTTTATATTTGTAGCAGTTGGTGTTAACATTGGTATTTTATATTCTTGTGCAATCGGAGCAATAGCCATAGTGTTTCCGCTTGTTACTCCACCTAATATTACATCTACTTTATTAACAGTTATTAATTTTTTAATAGCTGCTACTGATTCAGCTGAATCTCCCTTGTTATCTTCTTTTATTAAAACAAGTTTCATTCCATTTATTCCACCTTTTGCATTTATTTCTTTTACTGCTAAATCATATCCATTAACAGTTGTTTGCCCATAAAGTGCTAAAGGACCAGATAATGGTGCTATAACTCCTATTTTAATATCTTTACCAAAACTCATAACTGACAATATTAGTCCTAATACAATCAACATCAATTTTTTCATAAATTTATTCCTCCTTTATATTTTATTATGAAATAATTGTACCACTTTATTGATACTAAGTCAATGAAATTATATCAATGATAATTATATATTATATATATATTGTCGTTTATTT
Encoded proteins:
- a CDS encoding ABC transporter substrate-binding protein — translated: MKKLMLIVLGLILSVMSFGKDIKIGVIAPLSGPLALYGQTTVNGYDLAVKEINAKGGINGMKLVLIKEDNKGDSAESVAAIKKLITVNKVDVILGGVTSGNTMAIAPIAQEYKIPMLTPTATNIKVTTFGDYISRTCFIDPFQGEVMANFAYDNLKAKKSIIMKNAADDYSEGLALEFEKTFNENGGKVVDVINYVTGDIDFSSQLTKIKNMDTDVIFLPGYYNEVALIVKQARDLGIKAVFLGGDGWDNSKLFEIGGTSVNGSYVSTHFSKESEDKQVQNFINNYFNEFFEDPSPLSALGYDAAYIMAEAIKKAGSLDKVKIKNAINSTKNYKGVTGVISLDENRNAKKSAFILKAENGAFIYETTVDPK